A genomic segment from Streptomyces sp. NBC_00459 encodes:
- a CDS encoding sensor histidine kinase — translation MQRSFTVLAVLLAVQWAVMVTTSPELDALLAVSGWWFVLVLLVEAFRAWRCLLAAADAWLVCGAVLLVYAAMALSPPGDIVVGARGNPALIAAVLAAGFLTPVRAWTVCVVVFFAQVVACLPLGGPSGALESLWPGISGALAAGVLTRVMRSAAARADHAQEALLAAQAQEAQAEGRRSAHRTFQRMLHDDVATALRAVAGRGVTQAEARRTCADAVAAMARAPMAPITSSTRNLAQDIEELGTVLPIETTFHIEGEVQVPAPVAAAMLAAAREALRNVDRHAFASAVSVRLSEDGHGVVLIVSDDGVGFSPTRSHRSSWGLSRSVVDRMAEVGGTADVISTEGAGTSVRLGWTRDAAPPVAAARPDRAALIAFAVGDMRRPLAAVCVPYLLSMYVIAVVHSDATASADRLTVWFSVLVLITLALIVRADRPVPGWVSLGSTTVALGGLLYALSVIPADSLDNFDSWPIGALTPLFVVLLTTRSVREAVVPLVLEEIAILSLIATGGLVADSPAAVLPALLSPVFGVVMVWIIVRTVVGLGAVVAAANRDQVAIAVAEAGHEARTALHQRRIEEIGAQLLPFLREIAEGSEQRAWHELREQAQLLETTARDELHLPGVIDAEVRDRLDVARRAGCVVRFQSDSDAVYPPLVLRDLLATALTGSEPPLRLTLSLYPGTEQVEVSLVTVPGDAARSARLRRSFAGFAPVVDDLPEATCAHLVVRQAGGTPPISGT, via the coding sequence ATGCAGCGTTCGTTCACCGTGTTGGCGGTCCTGCTCGCCGTGCAGTGGGCGGTCATGGTGACGACCTCACCGGAACTCGACGCCCTGCTGGCCGTCTCCGGCTGGTGGTTCGTCCTCGTACTGCTGGTCGAGGCCTTCCGCGCCTGGCGCTGCCTGCTGGCCGCTGCGGACGCGTGGCTGGTCTGCGGCGCGGTCCTGTTGGTGTACGCGGCGATGGCCTTGTCCCCTCCGGGCGACATCGTGGTGGGAGCCAGGGGCAATCCCGCTCTGATCGCGGCTGTTCTGGCGGCGGGATTCTTGACTCCGGTGCGCGCCTGGACGGTCTGCGTGGTGGTCTTCTTCGCGCAGGTGGTCGCCTGTCTGCCGCTGGGCGGTCCGTCGGGGGCGCTGGAAAGCCTGTGGCCGGGCATCTCCGGCGCGCTGGCCGCGGGCGTGCTGACCCGGGTGATGCGGTCGGCCGCCGCCAGGGCCGATCACGCGCAGGAAGCGCTGCTGGCGGCACAGGCCCAGGAGGCCCAGGCCGAGGGCCGGCGGTCCGCGCACCGCACATTCCAGAGGATGCTCCACGACGACGTGGCCACGGCCCTGCGCGCGGTGGCCGGTCGGGGCGTCACACAGGCCGAAGCGCGACGGACATGCGCGGACGCGGTGGCCGCGATGGCACGAGCGCCGATGGCACCGATCACGAGCAGCACCAGGAATCTGGCCCAGGACATCGAGGAACTCGGCACCGTCCTGCCCATCGAAACCACGTTCCACATCGAGGGCGAAGTCCAGGTGCCGGCCCCGGTGGCCGCGGCCATGCTCGCCGCCGCACGAGAAGCGTTGCGCAACGTCGACCGCCACGCCTTCGCCAGCGCTGTCTCCGTACGGCTGAGCGAGGACGGGCACGGTGTCGTCCTGATCGTTTCGGACGACGGGGTCGGCTTCTCCCCTACGCGGTCGCACCGGTCGTCCTGGGGGTTGAGCCGGTCCGTCGTCGACAGGATGGCGGAGGTGGGCGGTACCGCGGATGTGATCAGCACCGAGGGCGCGGGCACCTCCGTCCGACTGGGGTGGACCCGCGACGCCGCCCCACCGGTGGCGGCCGCCCGCCCGGACCGGGCCGCCCTGATCGCCTTCGCGGTGGGTGACATGCGCAGGCCTCTCGCCGCGGTCTGTGTGCCCTACCTGCTGAGCATGTATGTGATCGCGGTGGTCCACAGCGATGCCACGGCGAGCGCGGACCGGCTGACCGTCTGGTTCTCGGTGCTGGTCCTGATCACCCTGGCCCTGATCGTGCGCGCCGACCGGCCGGTGCCCGGCTGGGTGAGCCTCGGGAGCACCACGGTCGCCCTCGGTGGTCTGCTGTACGCGCTCTCCGTCATACCGGCCGACAGCCTCGACAATTTCGACTCCTGGCCCATCGGGGCGCTCACGCCCCTGTTCGTCGTTCTGCTGACGACCCGTTCGGTCCGGGAGGCCGTGGTTCCGCTCGTGCTGGAGGAGATCGCGATTCTGTCGCTGATCGCGACGGGAGGCCTGGTGGCCGACTCACCGGCGGCTGTTCTGCCTGCCCTGCTGTCTCCGGTGTTCGGTGTCGTCATGGTCTGGATCATCGTGCGTACGGTCGTCGGACTCGGTGCCGTCGTGGCGGCGGCCAACCGCGACCAGGTGGCGATCGCGGTCGCCGAAGCGGGACACGAGGCCCGTACGGCGCTGCACCAGCGGAGGATCGAGGAGATCGGCGCACAACTGCTGCCCTTCCTGAGGGAGATCGCCGAGGGAAGCGAGCAGAGGGCCTGGCACGAACTGAGAGAACAGGCCCAACTGCTCGAGACGACGGCGCGTGACGAACTGCACCTGCCCGGCGTGATCGATGCCGAGGTCCGGGACCGCCTCGACGTGGCCCGGCGGGCCGGCTGTGTCGTCAGGTTCCAGTCGGACAGCGACGCCGTGTATCCGCCCCTCGTGCTGCGCGATCTGCTGGCCACCGCACTCACCGGCTCCGAGCCGCCCCTTCGGCTGACCCTGAGTCTGTATCCCGGCACGGAACAGGTGGAGGTGAGTCTGGTGACCGTCCCTGGAGATGCCGCCAGGAGCGCCCGGCTTCGCCGGTCCTTCGCGGGCTTCGCCCCGGTCGTGGACGACCTGCCGGAAGCGACCTGCGCACATCTGGTGGTGCGTCAAGCAGGCGGCACGCCCCCGATTTCGGGGACATGA
- the uraD gene encoding 2-oxo-4-hydroxy-4-carboxy-5-ureidoimidazoline decarboxylase, translated as MTSSTTPGGLARFNTLEESAARAALHDACASTAWGQHLLAKRPYATAEDLYTASDIATAELTADDLAEAMAGHPPIGRPKPGDPTSAREQRGMAGASEELRAEMLELNLAYQERFGHVFLICATGRTGEQMRDAVRERIGNTPEREREIVRTELGKINRIRLGNLVQEEQ; from the coding sequence GTGACGTCGAGTACGACCCCTGGCGGCCTCGCCCGGTTCAACACCCTGGAGGAGTCCGCGGCCCGCGCCGCCCTCCACGACGCCTGCGCCTCGACGGCCTGGGGACAGCACCTGCTCGCGAAGCGCCCGTACGCCACCGCCGAGGACCTGTACACGGCGAGCGACATCGCGACGGCCGAGCTGACCGCCGACGACCTCGCCGAGGCGATGGCCGGGCACCCGCCGATCGGCCGTCCCAAGCCCGGTGACCCGACCTCCGCCCGCGAACAGCGCGGCATGGCCGGGGCCTCCGAGGAGCTGAGGGCGGAGATGCTCGAGCTGAACCTCGCCTACCAGGAGAGGTTCGGCCATGTCTTCCTGATCTGCGCGACCGGCCGGACCGGCGAGCAGATGCGCGACGCGGTACGGGAACGGATCGGGAACACGCCGGAGCGGGAACGGGAGATCGTCCGCACCGAACTGGGGAAGATCAACCGCATCCGGCTCGGCAACCTCGTACAGGAAGAGCAGTGA
- the uraH gene encoding hydroxyisourate hydrolase: MSTDATDPIAFVASVSTHILDTSVGRPAAGVAVRLAARSGQGAHYGRGEAWRELGGSATDADGRCKDLPALPEGTTHVRLDFEVEPYLEKKQADAQQDAPANRDSGAAGAFFPEVTVTFAVVPGEHYHVPLLLNPFGYSVYRGS, encoded by the coding sequence ATGAGCACCGACGCCACCGACCCCATTGCCTTCGTCGCCTCCGTGTCCACGCACATCCTGGACACCAGCGTCGGCCGCCCCGCCGCGGGCGTCGCCGTCCGGCTCGCCGCGCGCAGCGGGCAGGGCGCCCACTACGGGCGGGGGGAAGCCTGGCGGGAGCTCGGCGGCAGCGCGACCGACGCCGACGGGCGGTGCAAGGACCTGCCGGCGCTGCCGGAGGGCACGACCCATGTACGGCTCGATTTCGAGGTCGAGCCGTATCTGGAGAAGAAACAGGCCGATGCGCAGCAGGACGCCCCCGCGAATCGGGACAGCGGTGCGGCGGGAGCGTTCTTCCCGGAGGTGACGGTCACGTTCGCCGTCGTACCGGGCGAGCACTACCACGTACCGCTGCTGCTCAACCCGTTCGGCTACTCCGTATACCGAGGGAGCTAG
- the pucL gene encoding factor-independent urate hydroxylase, whose translation MTDSASQGRPVFLGQNQYGKAENRVVRVTRDGATHHVKDLNVSVSLSGDMDEVHLSGSNANVLPTDTTKNTVYAFAKEHGIDSAEQFGIHLARHFVTSQEPILKARIRIEEYSWERIEAAGEGEHSFARQGQETRLTQITYDGSSWEVVSGLKDLVVMNTTDSEFWGYVKDKYTTLPEAYDRILATQVSARWRFNWSDGEREMPDWEESYAQTRKHLLSAFAETYSLSLQQTLFQMGARIIEQRDEIDEVRFSLPNKHHFLVDLKPFGLKNDNEVYLAADRPYGLIEGTILRDGAEARIPADLTNL comes from the coding sequence ATGACCGATTCAGCCAGCCAGGGCCGCCCGGTGTTCCTCGGGCAGAACCAGTACGGCAAGGCCGAGAACCGCGTCGTGCGCGTCACCCGCGACGGCGCCACCCACCACGTCAAGGATCTCAACGTCTCGGTGTCGCTGTCCGGCGACATGGACGAGGTCCACCTCTCCGGCTCGAACGCGAACGTCCTGCCGACGGACACCACCAAGAACACGGTGTACGCCTTCGCCAAGGAGCACGGCATCGACTCCGCCGAGCAGTTCGGCATCCATCTGGCCCGGCACTTCGTGACCAGTCAGGAGCCGATTCTGAAGGCCCGCATCCGCATCGAGGAGTACTCCTGGGAGCGGATCGAGGCGGCGGGCGAGGGCGAGCACTCCTTCGCCCGGCAGGGTCAGGAGACCCGGCTGACCCAGATCACGTACGACGGTTCGTCGTGGGAGGTGGTCTCCGGGCTCAAGGACCTGGTCGTGATGAACACGACCGACTCCGAGTTCTGGGGCTACGTCAAGGACAAGTACACGACGCTCCCCGAGGCGTACGACCGCATCCTGGCGACCCAGGTGTCCGCGCGCTGGCGCTTCAACTGGTCCGACGGGGAACGGGAGATGCCCGACTGGGAGGAGTCCTACGCGCAGACCCGGAAGCACCTGCTGTCGGCCTTCGCGGAGACCTATTCGCTCTCCCTCCAGCAGACCCTGTTCCAGATGGGTGCGCGGATCATCGAGCAGCGCGACGAGATCGACGAGGTGCGTTTCTCCCTCCCCAACAAGCATCACTTCCTGGTGGACCTGAAACCCTTCGGGCTGAAGAACGACAATGAGGTCTACCTCGCCGCCGACCGTCCGTACGGCCTGATCGAGGGCACGATCCTGCGGGACGGCGCCGAGGCGCGCATCCCCGCCGACCTCACCAACCTCTGA
- a CDS encoding 8-oxoguanine deaminase, with translation MVQRIVIENCAVATVDAADTEYASGHVVIAGNRIESVGAGKAPEGLADAVRRIDASGHLVTPGLINTHHHYYQWITRGLATDHNLFDWLVALYPTWARIDEPMVRAAAQGSLAMMARGGVTTAMDHHYVFPEGSGDLSGAIIGAAREMGVRFTLARGSMDRSEKDGGLPPDFAVETLEGALAATEATVDEHHDPSFDAMTQVAVAPCSPFSVSTELLREGAELARRKGVRLHTHGSETVEEEQFCKELFGMGPTDYFESTGWLGEDVWMAHCVHMNDSDIAAFARTKTGVAHCPSSNARLAAGIARVPDMLAAGVPVGLGVDGTASNESGELHTELRNALLINRLGAHREAALNARQALRLGTYGGAQVLGRARETGSLEPGKLADLVLWNLDTLAHASIADPVTALVLGAAAPVTASFVNGEQIVENGRLLHVDEDEIARSTRTEARRLAEIAARA, from the coding sequence ATGGTTCAGCGCATCGTCATCGAGAACTGCGCGGTCGCGACCGTGGACGCCGCCGACACCGAGTACGCGTCCGGCCATGTGGTGATCGCCGGCAACCGTATCGAGTCGGTCGGCGCAGGAAAGGCCCCCGAGGGTCTGGCGGACGCGGTCCGGCGCATCGACGCGAGCGGGCATCTCGTCACCCCCGGTCTGATCAACACGCACCACCACTACTACCAGTGGATCACCCGGGGCCTGGCCACCGACCACAACCTCTTCGACTGGCTGGTGGCGCTGTACCCGACGTGGGCGCGTATCGACGAGCCGATGGTCCGCGCGGCGGCGCAGGGCTCGCTGGCCATGATGGCCCGCGGCGGAGTCACCACCGCCATGGACCACCACTACGTCTTCCCGGAGGGCTCCGGCGACCTGTCCGGCGCGATCATCGGCGCGGCCCGCGAGATGGGCGTCCGCTTCACCCTCGCCCGCGGCTCGATGGACCGCAGCGAGAAGGACGGCGGCCTGCCCCCGGACTTCGCCGTCGAGACGCTGGAAGGTGCGCTCGCCGCCACCGAGGCCACGGTCGACGAGCACCACGACCCCTCCTTCGACGCCATGACCCAGGTCGCGGTCGCCCCCTGCTCACCGTTCTCCGTCTCGACCGAACTGCTGCGCGAGGGCGCGGAGTTGGCGCGGCGCAAGGGCGTACGCCTGCACACCCACGGCTCGGAGACGGTCGAGGAGGAGCAGTTCTGCAAGGAACTGTTCGGCATGGGCCCGACCGACTACTTCGAGTCGACAGGCTGGCTCGGCGAGGACGTGTGGATGGCGCACTGCGTCCACATGAACGACTCGGACATCGCCGCCTTCGCCCGTACGAAGACGGGTGTCGCCCACTGTCCGTCCTCCAACGCCCGGCTGGCGGCGGGCATCGCACGCGTCCCCGACATGCTGGCGGCAGGCGTCCCGGTCGGTCTCGGCGTCGACGGCACCGCGTCCAACGAGTCCGGCGAACTTCACACCGAACTGCGCAACGCCCTCCTCATCAACCGCCTCGGGGCACACCGGGAAGCGGCCCTGAACGCCCGTCAGGCGCTGCGCCTGGGGACGTACGGCGGTGCCCAGGTGCTGGGCCGGGCAAGGGAGACCGGGTCGCTGGAGCCGGGCAAGCTCGCCGACCTGGTCCTCTGGAACCTGGACACCCTGGCCCACGCGTCCATCGCCGACCCTGTCACCGCCCTCGTCCTCGGCGCGGCGGCCCCGGTCACCGCGTCCTTCGTGAACGGTGAACAGATCGTCGAGAACGGGCGGTTGCTGCACGTCGACGAGGACGAGATCGCCCGCTCGACGCGCACGGAGGCCCGGCGGCTGGCCGAGATCGCCGCGCGAGCCTGA
- a CDS encoding chitosanase, with translation MMHRAAARRTLLAALGATAILTTQRIASGATTEATGSGLDDPAKKDIAMRLVCSAENSSLDWRAQYGYIQDIDDGRGYTAGIIGFCSGTSDLLALVELYTERDPDNVLAAYLPALRAVDGTDSHEGLDPGFPAAWRKAAKTSAFREAQDDERDRVYFDPAVARAKKDGVGTLGQFAYYDAMVMHGPGTDSLSFGGIRTRAIANAAPPADGGDETTYLNAFLDARVWAMEQEAAHEDTSRVDTAQRVFLDQGNLDLDPPLDWKVYGDSYYIG, from the coding sequence ATGATGCACAGAGCCGCCGCCCGTCGTACGTTGCTGGCCGCCCTCGGCGCCACCGCGATCCTGACCACCCAGCGGATCGCGTCCGGCGCGACCACCGAGGCGACCGGCAGCGGGCTCGACGACCCGGCCAAGAAGGACATCGCGATGCGGCTGGTGTGCAGCGCGGAGAACTCGTCGCTGGACTGGCGGGCGCAGTACGGCTACATCCAGGACATCGACGACGGCCGTGGCTACACCGCCGGGATCATCGGTTTCTGCTCCGGTACGAGCGACCTGCTGGCCCTCGTCGAGCTGTACACCGAGCGGGACCCGGACAACGTCCTGGCGGCCTATCTGCCCGCCCTGCGCGCGGTGGACGGCACGGACTCGCACGAGGGCCTGGACCCGGGCTTCCCCGCCGCGTGGCGCAAGGCCGCGAAGACGTCCGCCTTCCGCGAGGCCCAGGACGACGAGCGCGACCGCGTCTACTTCGACCCGGCCGTCGCCCGCGCCAAGAAGGACGGTGTCGGCACGCTGGGCCAGTTCGCCTACTACGACGCCATGGTCATGCACGGCCCCGGCACGGACAGCCTCAGCTTCGGCGGCATCCGCACCCGGGCCATCGCGAACGCCGCACCCCCGGCGGACGGCGGCGACGAGACGACGTACCTGAACGCCTTCCTCGACGCCCGGGTGTGGGCGATGGAGCAGGAGGCGGCCCACGAGGACACCAGCCGTGTGGACACCGCCCAGCGGGTCTTCCTCGACCAGGGGAACCTGGACCTGGATCCGCCGCTCGACTGGAAGGTGTACGGGGACAGTTACTACATCGGCTGA
- a CDS encoding acyl-CoA thioesterase, protein MAEPFSVPVTVRGYETDVQGHLNQSVYLNYAEHARWSLLHAAGISQAGLMTKGVGPVALETTIRYQRELLAGDEVEVTCDFLWGEGKTFRIRQTIRKADGTVAAEITAVGGLMDLTARKLVPDPKEYFRELASEPRLFGL, encoded by the coding sequence GTGGCCGAACCGTTTTCCGTCCCGGTGACCGTGCGTGGGTACGAGACCGATGTGCAGGGGCACCTCAACCAGAGCGTGTACCTCAACTACGCGGAGCACGCCCGCTGGTCGTTGCTCCACGCGGCCGGAATCAGCCAGGCCGGGCTGATGACGAAGGGCGTGGGGCCGGTGGCCCTGGAGACCACCATCCGCTATCAGCGGGAGCTGCTCGCGGGCGACGAGGTCGAGGTGACCTGCGACTTCCTCTGGGGCGAGGGCAAGACCTTCCGTATCCGGCAGACGATCCGCAAGGCGGACGGCACGGTCGCGGCGGAGATCACGGCGGTCGGCGGGCTGATGGACCTCACGGCGCGCAAGCTCGTCCCGGACCCGAAGGAGTACTTCCGCGAACTGGCCTCGGAGCCGCGGCTGTTCGGGCTCTGA
- a CDS encoding HAD domain-containing protein produces MTDRPLLLLDVDGPLNPFRARLLRHRGYITCRVHPANWSARQKPGSRRLRRGLRIRLHPGHGARLLALPYDLAWATTWMHEANEMIGPVIGLPAALPVIEFTNLFAEDPDGLYWKTRRVVEWADGRPFVWVDDMITDLDVRHVAEHHTGRALLLRIDPRRGLQEREFAELERWARDVGPGS; encoded by the coding sequence ATGACGGACCGACCACTGCTGCTCCTCGACGTCGACGGCCCCCTCAACCCGTTCCGCGCCCGCCTCCTGCGCCACCGCGGTTACATAACCTGCCGGGTGCATCCCGCCAACTGGTCCGCCCGGCAGAAGCCGGGGTCGCGGCGACTGCGCCGGGGTCTGCGGATACGGCTGCACCCGGGGCACGGCGCCCGGCTGCTCGCCCTGCCGTACGACCTGGCGTGGGCCACGACCTGGATGCACGAGGCCAACGAGATGATCGGCCCGGTGATCGGACTGCCGGCCGCCCTGCCGGTCATCGAGTTCACCAACCTGTTCGCCGAGGACCCCGACGGGCTGTACTGGAAGACGCGGCGTGTCGTGGAGTGGGCCGACGGGCGTCCCTTCGTCTGGGTCGACGACATGATCACCGACCTCGATGTCCGCCATGTGGCCGAGCACCACACCGGGCGGGCACTGCTGCTGCGGATCGACCCGCGCCGGGGTCTTCAGGAGCGCGAGTTCGCCGAGCTGGAGCGCTGGGCTCGCGATGTCGGACCCGGGTCGTAG
- a CDS encoding pyridoxal phosphate-dependent aminotransferase gives MEFRQSSKLSEVCYEIRGPVIEHANALEEAGHSVLRLNTGNPALFGFEAPPEILQDMIRMLPQAHGYTDSRGILSARRAVAQRYQERGLEVDVDDVFLGNGVSELVSMAVQALIEDGDEVLIPAPDFPLWTAVTTLAGGKAVHYLCDEQADWYPDLDDMAAKITDRTKAVVIINPNNPTGAVYPREIIEGILDLARRHGLMVFADEIYDQILYDDEVHHSAAALAPDLVVLTFCGLSKTYRVAGFRSGWLVVTGPKQHARSYLEGLTMLASMRLCPNAPAQYAIQAALGGRQSIYELTAPGGRLREQRDRAWERLNEIPGVSCVKPKGALYAFPRLDPAVHKIHDDERFVLDLLLQEKIQVVQGTGFNWPSPDHFRILTLPHADDLEVAISRIGRFLSGYRQ, from the coding sequence ATGGAGTTCCGGCAGTCGAGCAAGCTCAGCGAGGTCTGTTACGAGATCCGCGGACCGGTGATCGAGCACGCCAACGCACTGGAGGAGGCGGGCCACAGCGTCCTGCGCCTCAACACCGGCAACCCCGCGCTCTTCGGCTTCGAGGCGCCGCCGGAGATCCTCCAGGACATGATCCGCATGCTGCCGCAGGCCCACGGCTACACGGACTCGCGCGGCATCCTCTCCGCCCGCCGGGCCGTCGCACAGCGCTACCAGGAACGCGGCCTGGAGGTCGACGTCGACGACGTCTTCCTCGGCAACGGCGTCTCGGAACTGGTCTCGATGGCGGTCCAGGCGCTGATCGAGGACGGCGACGAAGTCCTCATCCCCGCCCCGGACTTCCCTCTCTGGACGGCGGTCACGACCCTCGCCGGCGGCAAGGCGGTCCACTACCTGTGCGACGAACAGGCCGACTGGTACCCGGACCTGGACGACATGGCCGCGAAGATCACCGACCGCACCAAGGCCGTGGTCATCATCAACCCGAACAACCCCACCGGCGCGGTCTATCCGAGGGAGATCATCGAGGGCATCCTCGACCTGGCCCGCAGGCACGGCCTGATGGTCTTCGCCGACGAGATCTACGACCAGATCCTGTACGACGACGAGGTGCACCACTCGGCCGCCGCGCTCGCCCCCGACCTGGTCGTCCTGACCTTCTGCGGCCTGTCGAAGACGTACCGGGTGGCCGGCTTCCGCTCGGGCTGGCTGGTGGTGACCGGCCCGAAGCAGCACGCGCGCAGCTACCTCGAAGGCCTGACGATGCTGGCCTCGATGCGCCTGTGCCCCAACGCGCCCGCGCAGTACGCCATCCAGGCCGCGCTCGGCGGCCGGCAGTCCATCTACGAACTCACCGCCCCCGGCGGCAGGTTGCGCGAGCAGCGCGACCGCGCGTGGGAACGCCTCAACGAGATCCCGGGCGTCTCGTGCGTCAAGCCGAAGGGCGCGCTGTACGCGTTCCCGCGCCTCGACCCGGCCGTGCACAAGATCCATGACGACGAGAGGTTCGTCCTGGACCTGCTCCTCCAGGAGAAGATCCAGGTCGTGCAGGGTACGGGCTTCAACTGGCCCTCCCCCGACCACTTCCGCATCCTCACCCTCCCGCACGCGGACGACCTGGAGGTCGCGATCAGCAGGATCGGGCGCTTCCTGAGCGGTTATCGGCAGTAG
- a CDS encoding helix-turn-helix domain-containing protein, with amino-acid sequence MSPRRSYDQYCSVARALDVVGDRWTILIVRELLAGPRRYTDLQTDLPGVSTDVLASRLKDMERDGLATRRRLPPPGAAYVYELTDRGRRLLPVLQALGEWGAPELDERRATDAVRAHWFALPLLRGLDAVDGVSGGGLVEVRLEEGEFHLYVGAEAVPVYGAGPAAEEPDARLSMDTGTCAAVGRGDLGVLDAVRDGRIEVTGEGTLAKALREA; translated from the coding sequence ATGTCACCTCGCCGAAGCTACGACCAGTACTGTTCCGTCGCTCGCGCCCTCGATGTCGTCGGCGACCGCTGGACCATCCTGATCGTCCGGGAGCTGCTGGCCGGTCCGCGCCGCTACACCGATCTGCAGACGGATCTGCCGGGCGTCAGCACGGACGTACTGGCCTCGCGGCTGAAGGACATGGAGCGCGACGGCCTGGCGACCCGCCGTCGGCTGCCTCCGCCCGGGGCCGCGTACGTCTACGAACTCACCGACCGGGGACGGCGGTTGCTGCCCGTGCTCCAGGCGTTGGGGGAGTGGGGCGCGCCCGAGCTGGACGAGCGGCGCGCCACGGACGCCGTGCGGGCGCACTGGTTCGCACTGCCGTTGCTGCGCGGGCTGGACGCGGTGGACGGGGTGAGCGGCGGAGGGCTCGTCGAAGTCCGCCTGGAGGAGGGCGAGTTCCATCTGTACGTCGGCGCGGAGGCCGTTCCGGTGTACGGCGCCGGGCCAGCCGCCGAGGAGCCCGACGCCCGTCTGTCGATGGACACCGGCACCTGTGCGGCGGTCGGCCGGGGGGACCTCGGTGTGCTCGACGCCGTACGGGACGGACGTATCGAGGTGACCGGCGAGGGAACGCTCGCCAAGGCCCTGCGAGAGGCCTGA